In Microbacterium maritypicum, the following are encoded in one genomic region:
- the gyrA gene encoding DNA gyrase subunit A, giving the protein MTDEERTEPEHDHGKIDQVDLQFEMQRSYLDYAMAVIVGRALPDVRDGLKPVHRRVIYGMYDGGFRPDKSFSKCARVVGEVMGQYHPHGDSAIYDALVRLVQPWSLRYPLALGQGNFGSPGNMGAAAPRYTETKMAPLALEMVRDIEEDTVDFTDNYDGQTQEPTVLPARFPNLLVNGSVGIAVGMATNIPPHNLREVSAAALWALDNPGISREELLDGLIQRIPGPDFPTGAQILGTKGVHEAYRTGRGSITMRAVVNVEEIQGRTCLVITELPYQVNPDNVAVKIGDLARDGKITGIADIRDESSDRTGQRLVVVLKRDAVAKVVLNNLYKHTQLQENFGANMLAIVDGVPRTLAIDGFITHWITHQIEVIVRRTEFRLREAEKRMHILRGYLKALDALDEVIALIRRSQTTADANEGLQELLDIDEIQADAILQMQLRRLAALERQKIIDQANELEAQITDYKSILADEGRQRTIIREELTGIVDRFGDERRTHILHGFDGDVSMEDLIAEEEMVVTVTREGYIKRTRSDNYRSQHRGGKGVKGAQLRANDIVEHFFVTTTHHWLLFFTDKGRVYRAKTYEVPEAGRDAKGMHVANLLALQPDESIAQVLDIRDYEVADYLVLATREGLVKKTRLEAYDTNRQGGVIAIRLNDEDELVSALLVNAEDDILLISRRGMSVRFEATDEALRPMGRATAGVRGMKFKIDEDCLLSASVAAPGKFVFIVTDGGYAKRTAVEEYRVQGRGGTGIKVAKLNDDRGTLAGGLIVAEDDEVLVVLSSGKVVRSAVAEVPAKGRDTMGVVFARTTEADRILAIARNGERGLAEDEADAEDAETQAPETTETPEDTDA; this is encoded by the coding sequence AAGTGCGCCCGTGTGGTGGGCGAGGTCATGGGCCAGTACCACCCGCACGGCGACTCGGCGATCTACGACGCCCTCGTGCGTCTGGTGCAGCCGTGGTCTCTGCGGTATCCGCTGGCTCTCGGCCAGGGCAACTTCGGCTCTCCCGGCAACATGGGCGCCGCGGCTCCTCGATACACCGAGACCAAGATGGCCCCGCTCGCGCTCGAGATGGTGCGCGACATCGAAGAGGACACGGTCGACTTCACCGACAACTACGACGGTCAGACTCAGGAGCCGACGGTTCTGCCGGCCCGCTTCCCGAACCTGCTCGTCAACGGCTCGGTCGGTATCGCGGTCGGCATGGCCACGAACATCCCGCCGCATAACCTGCGCGAGGTATCGGCCGCGGCGCTGTGGGCACTCGACAACCCCGGCATCTCCCGCGAGGAGCTGCTCGACGGCCTGATCCAGCGCATCCCCGGTCCGGACTTCCCGACCGGCGCGCAGATCCTCGGCACCAAGGGCGTCCACGAGGCGTACCGCACGGGCCGCGGCTCCATCACGATGCGCGCCGTCGTCAACGTCGAAGAGATCCAGGGCCGCACCTGCCTCGTCATCACCGAGCTGCCCTACCAGGTCAACCCCGACAACGTCGCGGTGAAGATCGGCGACCTCGCCCGCGACGGCAAGATCACCGGCATCGCCGACATCCGCGACGAGTCTTCCGACCGTACGGGTCAGCGCCTGGTCGTCGTGCTCAAGCGCGACGCGGTCGCGAAGGTCGTGCTGAACAACCTGTACAAGCACACGCAGCTGCAGGAGAACTTCGGCGCGAACATGCTCGCGATCGTCGACGGCGTGCCGCGCACGCTCGCGATCGACGGTTTCATCACGCACTGGATCACGCACCAGATCGAGGTGATCGTCCGGCGCACGGAGTTCCGTCTGCGCGAGGCCGAGAAGCGCATGCACATCCTGCGCGGATACCTGAAGGCGCTCGACGCGCTCGACGAGGTCATCGCGCTCATCCGTCGGTCGCAGACCACGGCCGATGCGAATGAGGGACTCCAGGAGCTCCTCGACATCGACGAGATCCAGGCCGACGCGATCCTGCAGATGCAGCTGCGCCGTCTGGCTGCACTCGAGCGTCAGAAGATCATCGACCAGGCGAACGAGCTCGAAGCACAGATCACCGACTACAAGTCGATCCTCGCCGACGAGGGCCGTCAGCGCACGATCATCCGTGAAGAGCTGACCGGCATCGTCGACCGCTTCGGTGACGAGCGCCGCACGCACATCCTGCACGGCTTCGACGGCGATGTCTCGATGGAAGACCTCATCGCCGAGGAGGAGATGGTCGTCACCGTCACGCGCGAGGGCTACATCAAGCGCACGCGCAGCGACAACTACCGCTCCCAGCACCGTGGCGGCAAGGGGGTCAAGGGCGCGCAGCTTCGTGCGAACGACATCGTCGAGCACTTCTTCGTGACGACGACGCACCACTGGCTGCTCTTCTTCACCGACAAGGGTCGCGTCTACCGCGCGAAGACGTATGAGGTGCCGGAGGCCGGACGCGATGCCAAGGGCATGCACGTCGCGAACCTGCTGGCGCTGCAGCCCGACGAGAGCATCGCTCAGGTGCTCGACATCCGCGACTACGAGGTCGCCGACTACCTGGTGTTGGCCACGCGCGAGGGTCTGGTCAAGAAGACCCGCCTCGAGGCGTATGACACCAACCGCCAGGGCGGCGTCATCGCGATCCGTCTGAACGACGAGGACGAGCTCGTCAGCGCGCTCCTCGTGAACGCCGAGGACGACATCCTCCTCATCAGCCGTCGAGGCATGTCGGTGCGCTTCGAGGCGACCGATGAGGCGCTGCGTCCGATGGGTCGGGCGACGGCCGGTGTGAGGGGTATGAAGTTCAAGATCGACGAGGACTGCCTGCTGTCGGCGTCGGTCGCCGCCCCCGGGAAGTTCGTGTTCATCGTCACGGACGGCGGCTACGCGAAGCGCACCGCGGTCGAGGAATACCGGGTCCAGGGACGCGGTGGAACAGGCATCAAGGTCGCCAAGCTGAACGACGATCGGGGCACTCTCGCGGGTGGTCTGATCGTCGCCGAGGACGACGAGGTCTTGGTGGTTCTCTCCAGCGGCAAGGTGGTACGCTCTGCCGTGGCCGAGGTCCCCGCCAAGGGTCGAGACACCATGGGAGTGGTGTTCGCCCGGACGACGGAGGCCGACCGCATCCTCGCCATCGCCCGTAATGGCGAGCGTGGCCTCGCCGAAGACGAGGCCGATGCGGAGGATGCCGAGACCCAGGCACCTGAGACGACAGAGACCCCCGAGGATACAGACGCATGA
- a CDS encoding DUF3566 domain-containing protein, whose amino-acid sequence MSTVADKLAKKSTRKTSGKQVRLRLVYVDFWSAVKLSFLGAVALAVVTMVAFFLIFLVLQATGIMKTAEGFLLGITGNEFVLSEVVGLPQVMAFAAVVAILNLIVFTVLGAVVAGIYNLAVKVTGGLLVGFMSN is encoded by the coding sequence ATGAGTACAGTGGCCGACAAGCTGGCGAAGAAGTCGACACGCAAGACCAGTGGCAAGCAGGTCCGCCTGCGTCTGGTCTACGTCGACTTCTGGTCGGCCGTGAAGCTCTCGTTCCTCGGAGCGGTCGCTCTCGCCGTGGTCACGATGGTGGCGTTCTTCCTGATCTTCCTGGTGCTCCAGGCGACCGGGATCATGAAGACCGCTGAGGGATTCCTGCTCGGCATCACCGGCAACGAGTTCGTGCTGTCGGAGGTCGTCGGTCTGCCGCAGGTCATGGCTTTCGCCGCGGTCGTGGCGATCCTGAACCTGATCGTCTTCACGGTGCTCGGCGCCGTCGTCGCCGGGATCTACAACCTCGCGGTGAAGGTGACGGGCGGACTGCTCGTCGGGTTCATGTCGAACTGA
- a CDS encoding VIT family protein, with the protein MAAHEGEPHGAGLGQRLNWLRAGVLGANDGIVSVASLVVGVAGATTDNAALLTAGIAGLVGGAISMALGEYVSVSSQRDSERALIAKESEELRTMPAAELAELTELYRDRGLSEETARQVAEELTAHDALSAHLEVELGIDQDDLVNPWHAALSSAVAFTLGALLPLLAILLPPPEWRVPITFVAVLIALAITGSLSARIGGSPPLRASIRLVIGGALALAATWLIGTLLGTTGVV; encoded by the coding sequence ATGGCAGCCCACGAAGGTGAACCTCACGGCGCAGGTCTCGGCCAACGACTAAACTGGTTGCGCGCGGGAGTGCTCGGCGCGAACGACGGCATCGTCTCGGTCGCCTCACTGGTCGTGGGCGTGGCGGGCGCGACGACCGACAACGCGGCCCTGCTCACCGCGGGGATCGCCGGACTGGTCGGCGGGGCGATCTCGATGGCGCTCGGAGAGTACGTCTCGGTGAGCAGCCAGCGCGACAGTGAACGCGCGCTGATCGCGAAGGAGAGTGAGGAGCTGCGCACCATGCCGGCCGCCGAGCTGGCCGAACTCACCGAGCTCTATCGCGACCGGGGCCTCTCCGAGGAGACCGCACGTCAGGTCGCCGAGGAGCTCACCGCACACGATGCGCTCTCCGCCCACCTGGAGGTCGAGCTCGGCATCGACCAGGACGATCTCGTCAATCCGTGGCACGCGGCGCTCTCTTCGGCGGTCGCCTTCACGCTCGGAGCTCTGCTCCCGCTACTCGCCATCCTGCTGCCGCCGCCCGAGTGGCGTGTTCCGATCACCTTCGTCGCCGTCCTGATCGCCCTCGCGATCACCGGTTCACTATCGGCGCGGATCGGCGGGTCCCCGCCCCTGAGGGCATCTATCCGACTGGTCATCGGTGGAGCGCTCGCTCTCGCCGCGACCTGGCTGATCGGCACGCTCCTCGGCACGACCGGCGTCGTCTGA
- a CDS encoding Fic family protein produces the protein MSGLLFGRPLDDSRYLHWEQLIRRTPPDGLTHDEWWFRLKLQRSAQMRTVPLRAKDGSSFTFAMTDEVLQLTEEIGRRAGGSVAGGGTAMTPGGRDQFIVRSLVEEAITSSQLEGASTTRRVAVELLSTGRDPRTKSERMILNNYRAMRQVTELSSDPLSPGWILELHRVLTEDTLDDPADAGRIETPEHERVSVWAGDIQVHVPPPAEDLPDRLRELSAFANGSSSDSPYIPPIVRAIITHFMFGYDHYFADGNGRIARTAFYWSMLHNGYWLAEYLAISKILRAAPGKYGDSYQYTEDDGNDLTYFILHQLHVIARALDELDLYIQSRQRESQRVQSALRSAVRDFNMRQTQILEWLTRESPLGITAIEIANRYRVSSQTARNDLSYLESFGLLTRGVTKHPIVWHPASDLSSRLAQLGDQQS, from the coding sequence GTGAGCGGTCTTCTGTTCGGCCGCCCACTCGACGACTCACGGTACTTGCACTGGGAGCAGCTCATTCGTCGGACTCCGCCGGACGGTCTCACGCACGATGAGTGGTGGTTTCGCCTCAAGCTCCAGCGCAGTGCCCAGATGCGTACGGTGCCGTTGCGGGCGAAGGATGGATCGTCCTTCACCTTTGCAATGACCGACGAGGTTCTGCAACTGACCGAGGAAATCGGACGGCGCGCTGGGGGCAGTGTTGCGGGAGGAGGAACGGCCATGACCCCAGGAGGCCGCGACCAGTTCATTGTTCGATCTCTCGTGGAAGAAGCGATCACGTCGAGTCAACTCGAAGGCGCTTCCACCACCCGGCGGGTCGCCGTGGAACTGCTGAGTACCGGACGAGATCCGCGGACAAAGTCAGAACGTATGATCCTCAACAACTACCGCGCCATGCGCCAGGTCACCGAGCTCTCAAGTGACCCGCTCTCGCCGGGGTGGATTCTGGAGCTGCATCGAGTGCTGACTGAAGACACCCTCGACGACCCAGCGGATGCCGGACGAATCGAGACACCGGAACACGAGCGAGTGAGCGTATGGGCGGGGGACATTCAAGTTCACGTGCCGCCCCCGGCAGAGGACCTTCCCGATCGTCTGAGAGAACTCAGTGCTTTCGCGAACGGATCCTCGTCCGACTCGCCCTACATTCCGCCCATCGTCCGCGCGATCATCACCCATTTCATGTTCGGCTACGACCATTACTTCGCCGACGGGAACGGCAGAATCGCACGAACCGCCTTCTACTGGTCGATGCTTCACAACGGCTACTGGCTCGCCGAGTACCTTGCGATCTCGAAGATCCTTCGTGCCGCCCCAGGAAAATATGGCGACAGCTATCAGTACACAGAGGATGATGGCAACGACCTGACGTATTTCATCCTCCACCAACTCCATGTGATCGCACGGGCTCTCGATGAACTCGACCTCTACATCCAGAGCCGCCAGCGTGAGTCACAACGGGTGCAGTCGGCGCTTCGCAGCGCTGTCCGGGATTTCAATATGCGCCAGACTCAGATCCTGGAATGGCTGACGAGAGAATCTCCTCTCGGCATCACTGCGATCGAGATCGCGAACCGCTATCGCGTTTCCAGCCAGACGGCGAGAAACGATCTGTCGTACCTCGAGTCGTTTGGGCTCCTTACCCGCGGAGTGACCAAGCACCCGATCGTGTGGCACCCGGCGAGCGATCTGTCGTCTCGACTGGCTCAGTTAGGCGATCAACAAAGCTAG
- a CDS encoding histidine kinase, with the protein MTTQTATPAPATAVKPPLRIFLTILHLAGVGALGGAIFGMLGGLLGTGLGLLFAAGIGLVLLVGLVYALYGLGWFEVARVGALYRTPITPLRLQQRDRPGFVGWLRSLGRQAIDPRMWRAVANFAISAVLGFIVLRLAWSLVWSIIISFAPLTAADAVMGPFGGGGIPVAWAPLVGILGIAASVVGMIGLALLHRTLSLAIVVRSKETELTERVRTSTAQREGAVRAADLERTRIERDLHDGVQPRLVSVGMTLGLAQQKIDSDPDTAKELINEAHTSTKAAITELRQLARGIHASVLDDRGLDAALSALASRSHIPVHLDVRMDGRCSREAEAAVYFSIAESLTNAAKHSRASEARVIVRLREGNTLWARVEDNGIGGAQVQPGGGLDGIANRILAAGGTFRLDSPQGGPTSLEVNVPCAS; encoded by the coding sequence ATGACCACTCAGACTGCGACCCCGGCTCCCGCCACGGCGGTGAAGCCGCCGTTGCGCATCTTCCTCACGATCCTGCACCTCGCAGGCGTCGGCGCGCTCGGCGGCGCCATCTTCGGCATGCTCGGCGGACTCCTCGGCACCGGCCTCGGTCTGCTCTTCGCCGCCGGCATCGGCCTCGTGCTCCTCGTCGGGCTCGTGTACGCCCTGTACGGACTCGGGTGGTTCGAGGTCGCCCGTGTCGGTGCCCTCTACCGCACCCCGATCACCCCGTTGAGACTGCAGCAGCGCGACCGCCCCGGGTTCGTCGGCTGGCTGCGCTCCCTCGGACGACAGGCGATCGACCCCCGCATGTGGCGAGCGGTCGCGAACTTCGCCATCTCGGCCGTGCTCGGTTTCATCGTGCTGCGGCTCGCCTGGAGCCTGGTGTGGTCGATCATCATCTCCTTCGCCCCGCTCACCGCGGCGGACGCGGTCATGGGACCGTTCGGCGGCGGAGGCATCCCCGTCGCCTGGGCACCGCTGGTCGGTATCCTCGGCATCGCGGCCTCCGTGGTCGGGATGATCGGCCTGGCGCTGCTGCACCGCACGCTGTCACTGGCGATCGTCGTCCGCAGCAAGGAGACCGAGCTCACCGAACGCGTCCGCACCTCGACCGCCCAGCGGGAAGGAGCGGTCCGCGCCGCCGATCTGGAGCGCACGCGCATCGAGCGCGACCTGCACGACGGCGTCCAGCCGCGGCTCGTCTCCGTCGGCATGACGCTCGGCCTCGCTCAGCAGAAGATCGACAGCGATCCGGACACTGCCAAGGAACTCATCAACGAAGCACACACATCGACCAAGGCAGCCATCACGGAGCTGCGGCAGCTCGCCCGCGGCATCCACGCGTCCGTGCTCGACGACCGCGGCCTCGACGCCGCGCTGTCGGCCCTCGCCAGCCGATCGCACATCCCCGTGCACCTCGATGTGCGCATGGACGGACGATGCAGTCGCGAGGCCGAGGCCGCCGTGTACTTCTCGATCGCGGAATCACTGACCAACGCCGCGAAGCACTCGCGGGCCAGTGAAGCCCGAGTCATCGTGCGGCTCCGCGAGGGGAACACGCTCTGGGCGCGGGTCGAGGACAACGGCATCGGCGGCGCGCAGGTGCAGCCGGGTGGCGGCCTCGACGGCATCGCGAACCGTATCCTCGCCGCCGGCGGGACGTTCCGCCTCGACAGTCCGCAGGGCGGACCGACCAGCCTGGAGGTGAACGTACCGTGCGCATCCTGA
- a CDS encoding response regulator transcription factor, translated as MRILICEDSVLLREGLVRLLEDAGHEVVAALPDIEGLDEAVATTAPDLCILDVRLPPTFTDEGIRAALGLRSTHSSLAILVLSQYVEERYASDLIAAQGGPLGYLLKDRVADVSEFLASVQRISEGATVLDPEVVAQLLTRRNRDDRMMRLTERERTVLALIAEGKSNQAIAGLLFLSEASVEKHITAIFQKLGFEQDESGNRRVLAALAHIENTGGPTPPTGQTGVAR; from the coding sequence GTGCGCATCCTGATCTGCGAGGACTCCGTCCTCCTCCGCGAAGGACTGGTCCGTCTGCTCGAGGACGCCGGCCACGAGGTTGTCGCCGCTCTCCCCGACATCGAGGGCCTCGACGAGGCCGTCGCCACCACGGCACCCGACCTGTGCATCCTGGACGTCCGGCTTCCCCCGACGTTCACCGACGAGGGGATCCGTGCGGCGCTCGGACTCCGGTCGACGCACTCGTCGCTCGCCATCCTCGTGCTCTCGCAGTACGTGGAGGAGCGCTACGCGTCCGACCTGATCGCGGCGCAGGGTGGTCCGCTCGGATACCTGCTCAAGGATCGCGTCGCCGACGTCTCGGAGTTCCTCGCCTCGGTGCAGCGCATCTCCGAGGGTGCCACGGTGCTCGACCCCGAAGTGGTGGCGCAGCTGCTCACGCGGCGCAACCGTGACGACAGGATGATGCGTCTCACGGAACGGGAGCGCACCGTGCTCGCGCTGATCGCGGAGGGGAAGTCGAACCAGGCGATCGCCGGTCTCCTCTTCCTCTCCGAGGCGAGTGTCGAGAAGCACATCACCGCCATCTTCCAGAAGCTGGGCTTCGAGCAGGACGAGTCGGGCAACCGCCGCGTGCTCGCCGCCCTCGCCCACATCGAGAACACCGGTGGCCCGACGCCGCCGACCGGCCAGACAGGAGTGGCACGATGA